CGGCTAACAATTGGTGTGCCGGGGGTGTAGAGATAACGGACGAAAGAGTAAAGGACTACACCTCACTCATCATTAGCCAGACACCTTAACTCTCGCGTAATCGGTCGGGAAGTGCAGTGCGGAAGCCCGACTTCCGCACGCGACCCGGCTGGGCATGGGTGATTGTTTGTGTCATCACGCAATGTGATCGGTCATAGCCTGACAGGAAATCGCTGTTTCCAAATACAAAACAGCGTTATCCCAACTGTCATATCTTGATGAAAAAATTGCCATCCTATCGCCCCTACTGCTCTGCTATCATATACTACAGGTTGTACGCAAACAGCTCAGGAGATACGGCTCCCCATCCTGAGAAATCTCCCCCCAGAGTGCGGATCTCCGACAGCCATACCACACATTGATGAGGTGATCAACATATGCTGATCCGCTCTTGGCGCCTGCTATGCGGCACGATCTGTCTCGGCCTCTTGATCATCGCCACCTTGCCCCGCCTGCCTGCACCTCCACTCCTTGCCCAATCCGACCCGATGCAACAGGTGATCGAGCTGACCAACCAGATACGGATGGCCAACGGTCTATCGCCACTCAAGCGGAACGATAACCTGCAACAGGCAGCGGTGTTCATCGTCGAAGACAACGCCAGTCGCAACCTCCTCTCACACACCGATGTCCAGGGACGAAGTATGGGTCAGCGCTTTATCGCCTTTGGCTACAACTACTCCATAGCGGCTGAAAACCTGGCGGCAGGGTATGGTTCCCCGGACGCTGTAATCAATGGCTGGATGAACAGCGATGGTCATCGGGCAAATATTCTGCGGAACGGCCTGTGCGAGATGGGTGCCGGTTACACCTACCGCAGTGGGACAACCTACGGCCATTTCTGGTCGCAGACCTTCGGCTGCCGCTGGAATACCTATCCGGTGGTGATCAACGGCGAAGCGGCGACCACCACCTCATCAACGGTGCAACTGTACATCTACGGGGCAGGATGGGCCGAACAGATGCGATTGAGCAATGATGGTGTGACCTGGACGGCGTGGCAGCCGTACAGCACCACCTACACCTGGACGTTAGCCAGCGGCAGCGGTGAACGCACCGTCTTCGTGCAGATCCGCCAGGGTGCGACAACCTACCAGGCGAGTGATACGATTGTGGTGCAGCAGGCCAGTAGCTCACCAACAGGGATACAAGTGCATATTCCACTGGTGGTACGATAAATCATCTGCGGAGCAGGATACGCAATCTATACGGCGATTAACCGGCCGTTGTTGGATTTGGTCGTATCCTGCTCTGTGTTATGAGAAGCTATTTCAAGCTATCAGATTTTGGGCAACCAGGTCTCATTTGCCCTACGCTTCCTGATACGTTGCCAGACAGGAAGCATTGCACTTGTTTATCAATCCAAACCATAAATCCATGTAAAACATTTGTTCTAAAAACCCTTAACACACCCACAAACCCATGTGGGATAATGTGGGATAGTGTGGGATAATGTGTGATAACTGGTGTCAACCGATTCTGCCGATCAGGTATAATCTGTTACGTGGTCATCAGTTTATCACGTATGAAATAAACTCTGTGAATACACCATCTTCGACCTCTGTCGCCAACCTGCTCGCACTGGCCGATTTTGCCGAACGTGTGCGGGCAAATGTTGAACGGGTTATTATTGGCAAAACGGCAGCGATAGACTTACTGCTCATCGCTTTGATGTGTGGTGGGCACGTGTTGATTGAGGATGTCCCTGGGGTGGGCAAGACGATGCTGGCCCGCGCCCTGGCTCTATCGCTGGGATTGCGTTTTCAACGGGTTCAGTGTACTCCCGATCTGTTGCCCAATGACCTCACCGGTGTCAGTGTCTACCGCCCACAGAACGGGCAATTTGTCTTCCAGCCCGGCCCACTTTTCAGCCACGTGGTGCTGGTTGATGAGATCAATCGCGCAACGCCGCGCACGCAGAGCGCCTTGCTCGAAGCGATGGGGGAAGGGCAGGTGAGTGTTGACGGTGTGACGCATCGTTTGCCAGAACCGTTTCTGGTGCTGGCTACCCAGAATCCGATTGAGTTTGAAGGTACCTTTCCCTTACCCGAAGCGCAGCTTGATCGCTTTCTGCTCCAGATTCAGCTCGGTTATCCCTCACCGGCTGATGAGTTGCAGATGTTGACGACGCTCGCCGGCGATCATCCCATTACACAAGTGACGGCAGTGGTTGACGGGTCGCAGATACCGGCACTGCAACGAATAGTCTACACCGTGCGCGTCGCACCGTCACTGCGTGAGTATCTGGTGCGGCTGGCGCAGCAGTTGCGCAGCCATCCCGATCTGGCGCTGGCGATGAGTCCACGAGCGACGCTGGCGCTGTTTCGTGCCGGGCAGGCGCGGGCAGCGCTGGCCGGACGCGATTATGTGTTGCCTGACGATTACAAGGCGCTGGCCGAGCCGGTGTTGAAGCATCGTCTGCTGGTGCGTCCGGCAGCCGCAATCCGTGGCCGCACCAGTGCTGACGTTTTGGCCGAGGTGTTAGCCAGCGTGGAATTACCGCTAGAGTAGTGCTGTTTCGCCTGGAGAAGGAGCAACCACGATGGCAGTGTTGACGCTTACCCGTGATGGCCCGATTGCCACCCTTACGCTACAGCGACCAACCGTTCACAATGCCTTCAACCCCGATGTGATCGCCGGAATTACTGAGGTCTGCACCGATCTACGCGATGATCCTGCCGTGCGAGTGCTGATCTTGCAGGGAGAGGGGCCGTCATTCTGTGCCGGCGCCGATCTCAACTGGATGCAGGCCAGTCTCAACTATTCACGTGAAGAGAATCTGGCCGATGCTTCTCGCCTTGATGCGATGTTCACGGCCCTCGACACACTGCCGCAAGCGGTGGTTGCCAGGGTACACGGGGCAGCGCTCGGTGGTGGGGTGGGGCTGGTCTGTTGCGCCGACTATGTGGTTGCGGCTGAAGAGGCTGTTTTTGGGTTAACTGAGGTGCGCCTGGGTCTGCTGCCGGCGGTTATTGCCCGCTTTGTGACCGCGAAAATCGGCTTTGGGCATGCCCGCGCCCTGTTTGTGACCGGGCGCCGGATCAAGGCAGCGCAGGCGCTGGCGATTGGGCTGGTACACGAGGTGGTACCGGCTGATCAACTCGATCAGGCTGTTGACCGTGTCGTGCGCGATTTGTTGCAGGCCGGACCACGTGCGATAGCGATGAGTAAAGCGTTGTTGCAGGTGGTGCGCACCGGTTCACTCGACGAGGTGCGACGGCTGGCAATCGAAGCGATTGCCTCTGCCCGTACCGGTGCCGAGGGCCAGGCCGGGTTGCGGGCGTTTCTCAATCGTCAGTCACCACCGTGGGCACCAGAGCAGAAATAGACAGGCACCGACCCTGGACTGAAGTTACGCTGGTACGGAAATGGCGCACCGGCTGATGCCTGTACTATGTGAATGATTGAATGAGTCAGGCCCCGCGTTTGCCCCGCTCCTGCGGCCGCCGGATGAAAAGCCTGCCATTCGTCGGAGAGAGAGGGCTGGCGCGTCAAACACGCTGAGGTTACACTGGTACGGGAATGGAGCACCGGCTGATGCCTGTACTATGTGAATGATTGAACGAGTCAGTACTCGCGTTTGCCCCGCTCCTGCGGCCGCCGGATGAAAAGCCTGCCATTCGTCGGAGAGAGAGGGCTGGCGCGTCAAACACGCTGAGGTTACACTGGTACGGGAATGGAGCACCGGCTGATGCCTGTACTATGTGAATGATTGAACGAGTCAGTACTCGCGTTTGCCCCGCTCCTGCGGCCGCCGGATGAAGAGCCTGCCATTCGGCGGTGAGAGAGGGCTGGCGTGTTAAACACGCTGAGGTTACGCTGGTACGGAAATGGCGCACCGGCTGATGCCTGTACTATGTGAATGATTGAATGAGTCAGGCCCCGCGTTTGCCCCGCTCCTGCGGCCGCCGGATGAAAAGCCTGCCATTCGTCGGAGAGAGAGGGCTGGCGCGTTAAACACGTTCACGGTGACTGCTACGGTAGATAGTGAGAGCCATCCTGCGATGGAGTATCCGGTGTGACGTATCCAATGAGCTTTGGTCGTAATCGCAACATCAATGCTGCTTGAAAAGGTGCTATCGTATGCCTGCATTCATTATTCGCCCCGCCATTGGCACCGATATACCTGATTTAGCCCGCTTGATCGTCGAATTGTATCACTCTGAATTGCCAGGTGCGCTCAGTGGCTGCCGGGCCGGACAAGAGCGGTTGTTAGCCTATACGCTGCAAGCCAATGGCGAAGCGGCCCTCACAAACAGACTGGTGGTATGTGACGATCAGCAACGGGTTATCGGTACCGGCATGCTGCAATTCCCCAACGAGCCGGCTTACGAGCGAGCGCCACGGGGAACGATTGCAGCAGCAGTGCGTGAGCTTGGGATCGGGCCAACCCTCAAACTGGCAAGTGTGGTGGCGCGTAGCCTGATAGGTGTGTATCGTCATACCGATCCGCAGAGTGCCCTGATCCATTCGGTCGTGATCACTGCTGCGGCCCGTGGTCAGGGGGCCGGGCAGACATTGATGGCAGCCCTCGAGGAGCAGATTAGATCACGTGGATTGCCCCGATCCCGTTTGCAAGTGCTGGCGAACAATACTGCCGCCCAACGCTTCTATCGGCGGTGTGGGTATGATGAAATCTGGCGACTGGATGGCTGGCGTGCTCGCCTGGGCTGGCCGAGCCTGGTGATGGAGAAGGTGCTGGTATAAATCACTGCTGTGTTGTCGGTATACATCCGGCCAGATCGTCATCAGGTTGTCGTCGCCGAACAAAACGTGATTGTAAACGGTCGCCCAATGGCTCCCGTTGGACAATAACTCTCGCAGAGCGGGCAAAAATTGCAGGCATCGGCATTGACAATCACTGCGTATCCATCACGGACAGCAACCGCATGGGTTGGGCAGAGTGCTACACAGAGACCACAGCCGTTGCAACGGTTGCGATCAATCTCAGGAAGTTGTGGTACGTGGATTGCAGATTGAGTTGTGTTCATAGTATTTCTCCGGTTCATCATCTTCTGCAATCCACTATAATGAGAACGACGGTACGGTTGCAGTGACAATCGTCACAGCGCAGGTGGTCATTGGACAACGAACGCATCGCTCAATTGCGCCGGGTGAGTTTTTGCACTCACCTCCCTGATACAGTATTGCAGGCACTGGCAGCCACGGCCTTCCCACGCTCGTACCCCGCCAGTGCATTGATTGTCCTTGCCGGTGAGCCACCACAGGCAATGTACGCCGTGGTAGCGGGACGGGTCAAGCTAACCCGCATTGCGCCGAGTGGCCGCGAACAGATCGTGAATGTCATGGGGCCGGGTCAGCACTTCAATGCGGTACCGATTTTCGATGAAGGGCCTTGCCCGGTGAATGTGGAAGCGATTACTGATGTTGAGGTGCTGGAATTCTCCATCACAGCAATGCGGCAACTGGTGCATGAACACCCGGCGCTGGCGATGGCCCTGCTCCGGGAGTTTGCCACTCGCCTGCGCCACATGGTCAATCTGATCGATAACATTGCGCTACACAGTGTACAAGGCCGTCTGGCGCAGTTGCTACTCAATCGGGCAATTGCTTCGGAAAAGGGTGAGTTGATGGCACCGTTGACACAGGCCGAAATGGCTGCCATGATCGGTACCGTGCGCGAGATGGTGAGTCGGACACTGCACCAGTTTGAGATGCAGGGGATGATCCGTATCGAACGCGGCGCAATCGCGATTTGCGACCGCGCCGCGCTGGCTGCCTGTGCTGAGACCTAGATTCAGATTAGCCGCTTACACGCTGTAATGCCGCGATTGCCCCCCGACTGATCAGATCACTGTCGTTGACAATCGTGATGAACCGAAAGCCAAGCGCCGCCAGATCGGCGGCCCATTCCGGGCTGGCGTAGATGCCGGCAACCAGGTGATGCCGTCGACAAACCTCAACCACCCGGCTAAGCGCCGCTCGGAAGGGTGGGGCTGCGAAATCCACCGGTACGGGAAGCCCTAAACTCAAGCTGAGATCAGCCGGCCCGACATAGAGGCCATCAATGCCCGGCACAGCAGCAATTGCCTCAAGCTGGTCGAGGGCGCCGGCCGTTTCGATCATCGGCATAATGAACGGCAGGCGCGCCACCATGGCCGGTTCGGCCACCCCATACACAACGCCAACCCGCACCGGCCCATAACTCCGGATGCCCTCTGGAGGAAAACGACAGGCAGCAACCAGCGCCTGGGCATCGGCTGGGCCGGTAATCAACGGCGCAATAATTCCGGCAGCACCCCGATCCAGAGCGCGCATAATCGCTGCCGGTTCGTTCCACGCTAAGCGAACAAAGACCGGACACCGTCGGTCAATGGTATGCAGGATTTGCAATGCGGTTGGATCGTCGATCAAGCCGTGCTGCAGATCAATGGTGAGCGAGGGAAATCCGGCTGCGGCCAGTAGCTCAGCGCTCCAAGGGCTGGGAATGGTGAGCCACGCATTGTAGATCACAGCGTCGCTTGCCCAGCGTTGGCGAAGGTGATCAACCATAGCTTGTATCTCCATACTATCAGCGAACATCTGCATGGTAGCACGGTTGCAGAGTGGGGAAAAGGGTCAGCGTAGGAGCAGAAGTTATCTCATTGATCACTGGCAGAATGATCGTGACGATCATACCTGGCATCCCCGTGACCAGCAGGTCAACGGCGTGACACGCGCCTGATTGTGAGCACGGCTGGCGCGGCAGTGTGGCTACTGCACTCCAAACGATACGACACGCGCATGACGAGCGGGCAAGGAAACCAATCCAGTGGGTGATGGCACCGTAGGCGGTCGCCAGCGCTGCTCGCTGCCATACCGGTGTGCCGGGATCAGGATAGGTTGTCGTTGGTGATTGGCAAGCGTTCACGAGCCTGTGCGACCGTCTAGTAGCACGACCACACAGCTTCATGAGATGCGTTCTCAACACATCACTGTAACACCCATTGAAAAAGAAGTTGTGACTTCTGTCACATTAACAATGAACGCTCTTTGCTACGATTGGCTCAGTAAGGCACAGGCTTAGACAGAAGGAGAAAACAAATGGTTCGCTCACTGATTATTGCAGTACTGGTTACCTTACTGGCCGGTTGTGCGACTGCTCCTACTCCTACCGGCGTCCAAATGCCGGTCGTGCCGACAGTTGCTCCAGCCATGGAAGTGACTAATGAGGTGATGTTGCCGGCCAATGCAGTTCCGGCGCCGGTTGGTTCCCGCCCGGCACAGACGGTAACCGTAGAGCTGACGACTCGCGAAGTGGTAGGTTACCTCGGTGATGGCAGTACCTATACGTTCTGGACGTTCAACGGCACGGTTCCTGGCCCGATGATCCGGGTACGGGTCGGTGATACCGTCGAACTCTCGCTCACCAATGCGCCTGACAGCCAGTTGCCGCACTCGATTGATCTGCACGCAGTGACCGGCCCGGGTGGTGGGGCGGTGGCGACGCAGGTTGCTCCTGGTCAGACCAAGAGCTTCCGCTTCCAGGCGCTTAACCCCGGTGTCTACGTGTACCACTGCGCAACGCCGCATATTCCGTCCCACATCGCCAATGGGATGTACGGGCTAATCGTCGTGGAACCTGAAGGTGGTCTGCCGCCGGTTGATCGCGAGTTCTACATTATGCAAGGTGATTTCTACACCCAACAAGATCACGGCACCAAGGGCCATCTAACCTTCAACCCACTGGCAGTGAAGGACGAAAACCCGACCTATATCGTCTTCAACGGCCGGGCTGGCGGTTTAACAGGCGATAATGCGATGAAGGCACGGGTAGGCGAGACGGTACGGCTGTTTGTTGGCGTAGGTGGCCCGAACGTGAGCAGCAACTTCCACGTGATCGGCGAAATCTTCGACACCGTCTACGTCGAGGGTGGTAGCCTGCAGAACCACAATGTACAAACGACCCTCATCCCGGCAGGTGGAGCGGTCATCATCGAGTTCAAAGTGGAAGTGCCGGGCACCTACATCCTGGTCGATCACGCCCTCAGCCGCTCGATTGACAAGGGTGCAATCGCCAAAATTGAGGTCAGTGGCGACCCCAATCCGACGGTCTTCGACGCGCCAGAACTGAACACTGCCGGCCACTGAGATCAAGGTTCAGGTTCGTCGGTCACCGTCACCCCCAGCGCCCGCTCGATCCGGTCGAGACGGGCGCTGATCGTGCGTCGCCACGCCTCTTGTTCGACCAGATTGACGCGCGTG
This genomic window from Chloroflexus aurantiacus J-10-fl contains:
- a CDS encoding ATP-binding protein yields the protein MNTTQSAIHVPQLPEIDRNRCNGCGLCVALCPTHAVAVRDGYAVIVNADACNFCPLCESYCPTGAIGRPFTITFCSATTT
- a CDS encoding Crp/Fnr family transcriptional regulator — encoded protein: MDNERIAQLRRVSFCTHLPDTVLQALAATAFPRSYPASALIVLAGEPPQAMYAVVAGRVKLTRIAPSGREQIVNVMGPGQHFNAVPIFDEGPCPVNVEAITDVEVLEFSITAMRQLVHEHPALAMALLREFATRLRHMVNLIDNIALHSVQGRLAQLLLNRAIASEKGELMAPLTQAEMAAMIGTVREMVSRTLHQFEMQGMIRIERGAIAICDRAALAACAET
- a CDS encoding CAP domain-containing protein: MLIRSWRLLCGTICLGLLIIATLPRLPAPPLLAQSDPMQQVIELTNQIRMANGLSPLKRNDNLQQAAVFIVEDNASRNLLSHTDVQGRSMGQRFIAFGYNYSIAAENLAAGYGSPDAVINGWMNSDGHRANILRNGLCEMGAGYTYRSGTTYGHFWSQTFGCRWNTYPVVINGEAATTTSSTVQLYIYGAGWAEQMRLSNDGVTWTAWQPYSTTYTWTLASGSGERTVFVQIRQGATTYQASDTIVVQQASSSPTGIQVHIPLVVR
- a CDS encoding AAA family ATPase, yielding MNTPSSTSVANLLALADFAERVRANVERVIIGKTAAIDLLLIALMCGGHVLIEDVPGVGKTMLARALALSLGLRFQRVQCTPDLLPNDLTGVSVYRPQNGQFVFQPGPLFSHVVLVDEINRATPRTQSALLEAMGEGQVSVDGVTHRLPEPFLVLATQNPIEFEGTFPLPEAQLDRFLLQIQLGYPSPADELQMLTTLAGDHPITQVTAVVDGSQIPALQRIVYTVRVAPSLREYLVRLAQQLRSHPDLALAMSPRATLALFRAGQARAALAGRDYVLPDDYKALAEPVLKHRLLVRPAAAIRGRTSADVLAEVLASVELPLE
- a CDS encoding GNAT family N-acetyltransferase, whose amino-acid sequence is MPAFIIRPAIGTDIPDLARLIVELYHSELPGALSGCRAGQERLLAYTLQANGEAALTNRLVVCDDQQRVIGTGMLQFPNEPAYERAPRGTIAAAVRELGIGPTLKLASVVARSLIGVYRHTDPQSALIHSVVITAAARGQGAGQTLMAALEEQIRSRGLPRSRLQVLANNTAAQRFYRRCGYDEIWRLDGWRARLGWPSLVMEKVLV
- a CDS encoding HpcH/HpaI aldolase family protein; this encodes MVDHLRQRWASDAVIYNAWLTIPSPWSAELLAAAGFPSLTIDLQHGLIDDPTALQILHTIDRRCPVFVRLAWNEPAAIMRALDRGAAGIIAPLITGPADAQALVAACRFPPEGIRSYGPVRVGVVYGVAEPAMVARLPFIMPMIETAGALDQLEAIAAVPGIDGLYVGPADLSLSLGLPVPVDFAAPPFRAALSRVVEVCRRHHLVAGIYASPEWAADLAALGFRFITIVNDSDLISRGAIAALQRVSG
- a CDS encoding enoyl-CoA hydratase-related protein, yielding MAVLTLTRDGPIATLTLQRPTVHNAFNPDVIAGITEVCTDLRDDPAVRVLILQGEGPSFCAGADLNWMQASLNYSREENLADASRLDAMFTALDTLPQAVVARVHGAALGGGVGLVCCADYVVAAEEAVFGLTEVRLGLLPAVIARFVTAKIGFGHARALFVTGRRIKAAQALAIGLVHEVVPADQLDQAVDRVVRDLLQAGPRAIAMSKALLQVVRTGSLDEVRRLAIEAIASARTGAEGQAGLRAFLNRQSPPWAPEQK
- the nirK gene encoding copper-containing nitrite reductase, with the translated sequence MVRSLIIAVLVTLLAGCATAPTPTGVQMPVVPTVAPAMEVTNEVMLPANAVPAPVGSRPAQTVTVELTTREVVGYLGDGSTYTFWTFNGTVPGPMIRVRVGDTVELSLTNAPDSQLPHSIDLHAVTGPGGGAVATQVAPGQTKSFRFQALNPGVYVYHCATPHIPSHIANGMYGLIVVEPEGGLPPVDREFYIMQGDFYTQQDHGTKGHLTFNPLAVKDENPTYIVFNGRAGGLTGDNAMKARVGETVRLFVGVGGPNVSSNFHVIGEIFDTVYVEGGSLQNHNVQTTLIPAGGAVIIEFKVEVPGTYILVDHALSRSIDKGAIAKIEVSGDPNPTVFDAPELNTAGH